One genomic window of Penaeus chinensis breed Huanghai No. 1 chromosome 35, ASM1920278v2, whole genome shotgun sequence includes the following:
- the LOC125044354 gene encoding histone-lysine N-methyltransferase 2C-like, with amino-acid sequence MFRFVCAFLASFGLAAGQFQLSLLSSLQPPPEPRTLLRPPPPPPPPAPSTPAVASRRPSLLSHAGLTGLAPPPPPTQFTASPPDVLNPFAALLALQSSEDATPLPALSSPTTIRFTIDDVPSSFEPSLFPPRDVSLQEDLSQDGSLASFEASRFSLEDEAPLAPSPAGAEHLGQLFFPTSKETREPKASPGVGGRAFGSDKEPLSPLTPYLGAADADFKPSLYFPFLLDSTEEPQNEFTLIEERNPRISSFLRPPPPQFYESSSDVFILKPVKVVSPEGAEESEEGAERPADHGKTKTPVPVMVDMDGDKDASRAAPKATKPPPTRKTLHFDEEFLSLLRNAAADKSNKPETSSQASPFWLDLGSEKSSGAWRLKGAEAASPPTRPRATTPSNSVEGGFFTKSIKSLTSSVSSSFNISSISLATNSTESLALPTEALFESEGPKIVSVGEVGEVPHDLEGAHTHTAPATLSASLKHGVQALNVSARTSGCPKLYGKVELTCDIHHDASDNTSMKMMWKKKSFLKGRPEEQIVAEDSNLMLEDSRLSLKRLKDSYSLVIKDFRPKDCGTYECEVRAADTVAASQLLLFTCL; translated from the exons ATGTTCCGATTTGTCTGTGCCTTCCTGGCTTCGTTCGGACTCGCCGCCGGCCAATTCCAGCTCTCGCTCCTGAGTTCGCTGCAGCCTCCGCCCGAGCCGCGCACCCTCCTCCGCCCGCCTCCTCCGCCCCCGCCGCCTGCGCCCTCCACTCCCGCCGTAGCTTCTCGCCGTCCATCGTTGTTGAGCCACGCAGGGCTGACGGGCCTggcacccccgccccctcctacgCAATTTACTGCCTCGCCCCCTGACGTGTTAAATCCCTTTGCAGCCTTGTTGGCCCTGCAGAGCTCGGAGGACGCCACGCCTCTGCCGGCACTGTCCTCGCCCACCACGATCCGTTTCACCATCGATGACGTCCCGAGCTCGTTCGAGCCGTCGCTCTTTCCGCCGAGGGATGTCTCTCTTCAGGAAGATCTCAGCCAGGACGGAAGTCTCGCGTCCTTCGAGGCGTCGAGGTTCTCTCTGGAGGACGAGGCGCCGCTCGCCCCCTCTCCCGCTGGAGCCGAGCATCTCGGTCAGCTCTTCTTCCCAACTTCAAAGGAGACGCGGGAGCCAAAGGCAAGCCCTGGCGTAGGTGGGAGAGCCTTTGGGAGCGACAAGGAACCGCTGTCGCCACTCACGCCTTATCTGGGCGCTGCCGACGCTGACTTCAAACCatctttgtattttccttttctactcGACTCGACGGAAGAACCTCAAAACGAATTCACACTCATTGAGGAAAGAAACCCGAGGATCAGCTCCTTCCTCCGCCCACCGCCGCCCCAATTCTACGAGTCTTCTTCGGACGTCTTTATCCTCAAGCCGGTCAAGGTCGTTTCcccggagggcgcggaggagagcgaggagggggccGAGCGTCCGGCTGACCATGGCAAGACCAAGACGCCCGTGCCCGTAATGGTCGACATGGACGGGGATAAAGACGCCTCGCGGGCGGCTCCCAAGGCCACCAAGCCGCCCCCGACGAGGAAGACCCTGCACTTCGACGAggaattcctctctctcctcagaaACGCCGCGGCCGACAAGAGCAACAAGCCAGAGACGTCCTCTCAGGCGAGTCCCTTCTGGCTGGACCTAGGTAGTGAGAAGAGCAGCGGCGCATGGCGATTGAAGGGCGCGGAGGCAGCCTCCCCTCCGACCCGCCCAAGGGCAACAACCCCCAGCAACAGCGTAGAGGGGGGGTTCTTCACGAAGTCAATAAAAAGTCTCACGTCGAGCGTCTCTAGCTCATTCAACATCTCCAGCATCTCTCTCGCTACCAACTCGACGGAGAGTCTTGCCTTGCCCACCGAAGCTCTCTTTGAATCTGAAGGTCCAAAGATAGTGTCGGTCGGCGAGGTTGGCGAGGTGCCCCATGACCTCGAGGgcgcccacacccacaccgcGCCCGCGACGCTCTCGGCCTCGCTGAAGCACGGCGTGCAGGCCCTCAACGTCAGCGCTCGGACGTCCGGCTGTCCGAAGCTCTATGGGAAAGTCGAGCTCACGTGCGACATCCACCACGACGCCAGCGACAACACCTCCATG AAAATGATGTGGAAGAAGAAGTCGTTCCTGAAGGGTCGTCCCGAGGAGCAGATCGTCGCCGAGGACTCCAACTTGATGCTGGAGGATTCCCGCCTCTCCCTGAAGCGCCTGAAGGACTCCTACTCCCTGGTTATCAAGGATTTCAGACCGAAGGATTGCGGGACTTACGAGTGCGAGGTCCGGGCAGCGGATACAGTCGCCGCCTCGCAATTGCTCCTCTTTACTTGTCTCtga
- the LOC125044226 gene encoding uncharacterized protein LOC125044226: protein MASSVQEKLIASVPDHLKEEVSGLISSSRTEEEERLRKRRSEGRKFAQCTDAEIKKKGENMSLHLAIARLVMEFWSPKMKRHVEHLILQKAVQEKYLEERHLKWVNVLDGPESENLTEEESWLVDNQDDTVVDLLWNIFNMKQHFQQTYCHRLWIQRSFDRLASFMPELHPEIIDRHDLSKFAFSQAVGYTIKWVHSGWHSIWAESCSLHLNNEPHHPDMWSSNLTPQEKHQRLELWTKDACDFHKGTPYGISLMTINLRSEELALPFLLESFIDMVAIEWERKKGKNPNITNADLAYVHERYLVRYSKQQKQVIQKLIKMIQSSEEEDQSSIGFITEGLYQ, encoded by the coding sequence ATGGCATCAAGTGTCCAAGAAAAGCTCATTGCAAGTGTTCCTGATCATCTGAAAGAGGAGGTTTCAGGCCTAATCTCATCTTCTAGaaccgaagaagaagagagactgagaaaaagaagaTCTGAAGGACGCAAGTTTGCTCAATGCACTGATGCTGAGatcaagaagaaaggagagaacatGAGCTTACACTTGGCTATTGCAAGGCTTGTGATGGAATTTTGGTCACCTAAAATGAAAAGACATGTTGAGCATTTAATCTTGCAGAAAGCAGTGCAAGAGAAGTACCTGGAAGAGAGGCACCTAAAGTGGGTAAATGTCCTTGATGGGCCTGAAAGTGAGAACCTCACTGAGGAGGAAAGTTGGCTGGTTGATAATCAGGATGATACAGTGGTTGACCTGCTGTGGAACATCTTCAATATGAAGCAGCACTTCCAGCAAACTTATTGTCACCGTCTCTGGATTCAGAGAAGTTTTGACCGTCTGGCCAGTTTCATGCCAGAGCTTCATCCAGAGATCATCGACCGTCATGACCTCAGTAAGTTTGCCTTCAGCCAGGCTGTGGGCTACACAATCAAGTGGGTCCATAGTGGCTGGCACAGTATCTGGGCTGAGTCATGTAGTCTGCATCTCAACAATGAACCACACCATCCAGATATGTGGTCAAGTAATCTCACACCCCAGGAGAAACACCAGAGGCTCGAGCTCTGGACAAAAGATGCATGTGATTTCCACAAAGGAACCCCATATGGAATATCTCTGATGACCATCAACCTAAGATCTGAGGAGCTGGCTCTTCCATTCCTTCTAGAGAGTTTCATAGACATGGTGGCaatagaatgggagaggaaaaagggaaagaatccCAATATCACAAATGCTGACCTGGCCTATGTCCATGAAAGATACCTCGTCCGCTACTCTAAACAACAGAAGCAAGTAATACagaaattgataaagatgatTCAGAGCAGTGAAGAGGAAGACCAGAGTTCAATAGGATTCATTACTGAGGGACTTTATCAATAG